The Mycteria americana isolate JAX WOST 10 ecotype Jacksonville Zoo and Gardens chromosome 25, USCA_MyAme_1.0, whole genome shotgun sequence genome includes a window with the following:
- the LOC142420738 gene encoding ras-related protein Rab-11A-like: MAVGVCARVAQAVTVLLGLPVARSGSRRCTEEPPFPLLPAALTWRLPARFRCLPAAFGDHRELLRMLLGFMERCDLLAAVQRGFWQGGGYVVRGFASQPMQGSQVPPCCRRIPVGRSVPRAWSHKGGRSEVGHVRVPLENEQNQHFSLDEMEVGAGVGADGEILRPCQAGLRGLPVVLIGDSGVGKSNLLSRFTRNEFNLESKSTIGVEFATRSIQVDNKTVKAQIWDTAGQERYRAITSAYYRGAVGALLVYDIAKYLTYENAERWLKELQDHADANIVIMLVGNKSDLRHLRAVPTDEARSFAEKNGLSFLETSALDSTNVETAFHNILSEIYRIVSQRQITGQPESEFGPTTSIEPIRVLPTQQEGRQAPCCQNI, encoded by the exons GGTAGCCCAGGCTGTCACGGTCCTCCTGGGCCTCCCTGTAGCACGCAGCGGCTCTCGGCGCTGCACGGAGGAGCCACCCTTCCCTCTGTTGCCGGCTGCCCTGACATGGCGGTTGCCAGCAAGGTTCCGGTGCCTTCCAGCTGCCTTTGGTGACCACAGGGAGCTGCTCCGCATGCTGTTGGGCTTCATGGAGCGATGCGATTTGCTGGCTGCCGTGCAACGAGGGTTTTGGCAAGGGGGTGGCTACGTTGTTAGGGGCTTTGCATCCCAGCCCATGCAAGGGAGCCAAGTCCCT CCCTGCTGTCGTCGGATCCCGGTGGGGAGGAGCGTCCCCCGAGCTTGGTCCCACAAGGGCGGGCGAAGTGAAGTGGGCCACGTTCGAGTGCCCCTGGAGAATGAACAGAATCAGCA CTTCTCCCTGGATGAAATGGAGgtgggggctggggtgggggcagatgGGGAGATCCTCCgtccctgccaggctgggctgcggGGTTTGCCAG TTGTGCTCATCGGGGACTCTGGGGTGGGGAAGAGCAACCTGCTCTCACGCTTCACCCGCAATGAGTTCAACCTGGAGAGCAAGAGCACCATCGGGGTGGAGTTTGCCACAAGGAGCATCCAGGTGGACAACAAGACCGTGAAGGCTCAGATCTGGGACACGGCCGGGCAGGAGCGGTACCGGGCCATCACCTCGGC GTACTACCGGGGGGCGGTGGGAGCTCTGCTTGTCTACGACATCGCCAAGTACCTGACGTACGAGAACGCCGAGCGCTGGCTGAAGGAGCTGCAGGACCACGCTGACGCCAACATCGTCATCATGCTGGTGGGCAACAAGAGCGACCTGCGGCACCTGCGGGCCGTGCCCACCGACGAGGCCAGGAGCTTTGCAG AGAAGAACGGGCTGTCCTTCCTTGAGACGTCTGCTCTGGACTCCACCAACGTGGAGACGGCTTTCCACAACATCCTCTCGG AGATCTACCGCATCGTGTCGCAGAGGCAGATCACTGGGCAGCCGGAGTCGGAGTTTGGCCCCACCACGAGCATCGAGCCCATCCGGGTGCTGCCCAcgcagcaggagggcaggcaggcacccTGCTGCCAGAACATCTGA